A genomic window from Rhizobium sp. EC-SD404 includes:
- a CDS encoding acyl-CoA dehydrogenase family protein, with amino-acid sequence MGAMDLGMTERLIPIHAEVKQMIEEEIAPLDEEFLAEVGNGDRWTHTLRQSEILSSLKAKARERGLWNFWLTDSERGFGLTTVEYAYLAEEMGKSHLAAEIFNCAAPDTGNMEVLERYGSTTHKERWLKPLLAGDIRSAYLMTEPDVASSDATNIAMRCERDGDHYVLNGEKWWASGAGDPRCAVLIVMVRTGGEDAPRHRRHSMLVVDAKTPGIEKLRAMEVYGDDDAPHGHLHLRFTDVRVPVDDLLVGEGRGFEIAQGRLGPGRIHHCMRAIGQAERALELMCRRAVEREAFGKRLSDLGANHDIIAECRMEIEMARLLCLRAAFAMDQKDAKAAAPWISQIKVVAPNVALKVVDQAVQMFGGQGVSQDTPLARMWTHLRTLRLADGPDAVHRRQVARNELSRYREGSAK; translated from the coding sequence ATGGGCGCCATGGACCTTGGAATGACGGAACGGCTCATCCCGATCCACGCTGAGGTGAAGCAGATGATCGAAGAGGAGATCGCCCCGCTCGACGAGGAGTTTCTGGCGGAAGTCGGCAACGGTGATCGCTGGACGCACACGCTGCGCCAGAGCGAAATCCTCTCCTCATTGAAGGCGAAGGCGCGCGAGCGCGGCCTCTGGAATTTTTGGCTGACCGACAGCGAGCGCGGCTTCGGCCTGACGACGGTCGAATATGCCTATCTGGCCGAGGAAATGGGCAAGTCGCACCTGGCGGCAGAGATATTCAACTGCGCTGCGCCCGACACCGGCAACATGGAAGTGCTCGAACGCTATGGCTCGACCACCCACAAAGAGCGTTGGCTGAAGCCCCTGCTCGCCGGTGACATCCGCTCGGCCTATCTGATGACGGAGCCGGACGTCGCGTCCTCAGACGCAACCAACATCGCCATGCGGTGCGAACGCGATGGCGACCACTATGTGCTGAACGGCGAGAAATGGTGGGCGTCGGGTGCCGGCGATCCACGCTGCGCCGTTTTGATCGTCATGGTGCGGACCGGCGGTGAGGACGCACCGCGTCACCGCCGCCATTCCATGCTTGTCGTCGATGCGAAGACGCCCGGCATCGAGAAGCTGCGTGCCATGGAAGTCTATGGCGACGATGACGCGCCACACGGGCATCTGCATCTGCGCTTTACCGATGTGCGCGTGCCGGTCGACGACCTGCTCGTCGGCGAAGGGCGCGGCTTCGAGATCGCGCAAGGGCGGCTGGGTCCCGGCCGCATACACCATTGCATGCGCGCAATCGGCCAGGCGGAGCGTGCGCTCGAACTCATGTGCCGGCGCGCCGTCGAGCGCGAAGCCTTCGGCAAACGCCTGTCAGATCTCGGCGCCAACCACGACATCATCGCGGAGTGCCGCATGGAAATCGAGATGGCGCGGCTTCTCTGCCTGCGCGCCGCCTTCGCCATGGACCAGAAGGATGCGAAAGCCGCAGCACCCTGGATCAGCCAGATCAAGGTCGTCGCGCCGAATGTCGCGCTCAAGGTTGTCGATCAAGCGGTGCAGATGTTCGGCGGCCAGGGCGTGTCGCAGGATACGCCGCTCGCGCGCATGTGGACCCATCTGCGCACGCTGCGTCTTGCTGACGGACCCGACGCCGTCCACCGTCGCCAGGTGGCGCGCAACGAACTGAGCCGCTACCGGGAAGGATCCGCCAAATGA
- a CDS encoding NADPH:quinone oxidoreductase family protein, which translates to MTRAILCRAFGPLDQLRLETIELKAPAANEVQIRAEAIGVNYPDGLLVQGLYQMKPQTPFIPGMEVAGTITALGENVEGFAIGDRVAALLTTGGYASEIGTDTANLIALHDHVSFDDACALLCAYGTSHHALKQRAALQPGETLLVLGAAGSTGIAAIQIGKAMGAHVIAVASSDDKRALALANGADLALGYDDLKDAVKRQTDGKGVDVVFDPVGGDAFDTATRLMARNGRLLVVGFAAGRIPSLPVNLALVKEFAVVGVFWGNFIAKERALYVDNMRELFAWHADGRVRPHIGGKRPLAEAASVLSEIMQRGARGKTVLVP; encoded by the coding sequence ATGACCAGAGCCATCCTCTGCCGCGCATTCGGCCCACTCGATCAATTGCGGCTGGAGACGATCGAGCTCAAGGCACCGGCTGCAAACGAAGTGCAGATTCGAGCGGAAGCGATCGGCGTCAACTATCCGGACGGATTGCTGGTGCAGGGTCTCTATCAGATGAAGCCGCAAACGCCGTTCATCCCCGGCATGGAAGTCGCCGGCACGATCACGGCCCTGGGCGAGAACGTCGAAGGCTTCGCGATAGGCGACCGCGTCGCGGCGCTGCTGACGACCGGCGGGTATGCGAGCGAGATCGGGACCGATACGGCCAATCTGATCGCTCTGCACGATCACGTGTCGTTCGATGACGCTTGCGCCCTGCTCTGTGCCTACGGCACGTCGCATCATGCGCTGAAACAGCGTGCGGCGCTCCAGCCGGGCGAAACGCTGCTGGTGCTGGGCGCTGCGGGCTCCACTGGCATTGCCGCCATCCAGATCGGCAAGGCGATGGGCGCGCATGTCATTGCGGTCGCGTCTAGCGATGACAAGCGTGCTCTGGCGCTGGCGAATGGTGCCGATCTCGCACTCGGATACGATGACCTGAAAGATGCGGTGAAGCGCCAGACCGATGGCAAGGGCGTCGATGTTGTCTTCGATCCTGTGGGAGGCGATGCATTCGATACGGCAACGCGCCTGATGGCGCGCAACGGCCGGTTGCTCGTCGTCGGTTTCGCAGCGGGACGTATTCCGAGCCTTCCCGTCAACCTCGCGCTGGTGAAGGAATTCGCCGTCGTCGGCGTCTTCTGGGGCAACTTCATCGCCAAGGAACGCGCACTCTACGTAGACAACATGCGCGAGCTTTTCGCCTGGCATGCGGATGGACGTGTCAGACCGCATATCGGCGGCAAGCGCCCGCTTGCCGAAGCAGCGAGTGTGTTAAGCGAAATCATGCAGCGCGGCGCGCGGGGCAAAACTGTGCTTGTTCCATGA
- a CDS encoding phage holin family protein, producing MTDPQRPIQPPSLIQNVRALFEDTIDLFRKEIELAKAEFSEKLSQAQSGLTMIFCGLLFCAVATFLLAQALVAWLAIYLGPAGAALAIGAVVLLFGVIALWIGAARLKPQNLKPVRTIRATSENATQFKETFNDKIK from the coding sequence ATGACCGATCCACAACGACCGATCCAACCGCCATCGCTGATCCAGAACGTGCGGGCTTTGTTTGAAGACACGATCGATCTCTTCCGAAAGGAGATCGAGCTCGCAAAGGCGGAATTCTCGGAAAAATTGTCCCAGGCTCAGAGTGGCCTGACGATGATTTTCTGCGGACTCTTGTTCTGTGCCGTCGCAACCTTCCTGCTGGCTCAGGCGTTGGTTGCATGGCTTGCGATTTATCTCGGCCCCGCCGGTGCTGCACTCGCAATCGGCGCAGTCGTTCTTCTGTTCGGTGTCATCGCCCTCTGGATCGGTGCCGCGCGACTGAAGCCACAAAATTTGAAACCCGTCAGAACCATTCGCGCCACAAGCGAGAATGCGACCCAATTCAAGGAGACCTTCAATGACAAAATCAAGTGA
- a CDS encoding CsbD family protein — protein sequence MNWDIIEGKWNEFRGKAQQQWGKLTDDDLDRAKGSRTELAGLIQQRYGIEKDEAERQVDEWRSRH from the coding sequence ATGAACTGGGACATCATCGAAGGTAAGTGGAACGAGTTCCGTGGCAAGGCCCAGCAGCAGTGGGGCAAGTTGACCGATGACGATCTCGATCGCGCCAAGGGCAGCCGCACGGAACTGGCAGGCCTTATCCAGCAGCGTTATGGCATCGAAAAAGACGAAGCAGAACGTCAGGTGGATGAGTGGCGTTCGCGCCACTAA
- a CDS encoding response regulator — protein sequence MSLAAELAPHLPFLRRFARSLTGSQSSGDAYVTAVLEALIADVDLFPRGHDAKIGLYKTFATIWKSIEVNVTPHSGLGGMDKSDHNLQMIAPLPRQAFLLVAVEGFSKSEGAEILSMSEDDFSELLVQASRDIAQQVATDVMIIEDEPLIAMDIENLVIDLGHSVTGIARTHSEANALFAKKKPGIILSDIQLADGSSGIDAVNDILKETDVPVIFITAYPEQLLTGKRPEPAFLVTKPFQPDMVRALISQALFFNRQSDKKSAA from the coding sequence ATGTCTTTAGCTGCCGAGCTTGCTCCGCACCTTCCATTCTTGCGGCGTTTTGCACGCTCGCTTACCGGTTCCCAAAGCAGCGGCGACGCTTACGTCACGGCGGTGCTCGAGGCGCTGATTGCCGATGTCGATCTGTTTCCACGTGGCCACGATGCAAAGATCGGGCTCTATAAAACCTTTGCAACGATCTGGAAGTCCATCGAGGTGAATGTCACCCCGCACTCTGGTCTCGGTGGCATGGACAAGAGCGATCATAACCTCCAGATGATCGCGCCGTTGCCGCGTCAGGCTTTCCTTCTCGTTGCCGTCGAAGGATTCTCGAAGTCGGAGGGTGCCGAAATCCTGTCCATGTCGGAAGACGACTTTTCCGAGCTGCTCGTTCAGGCATCGCGTGACATCGCTCAGCAGGTTGCGACCGATGTGATGATCATCGAAGACGAGCCGCTAATTGCCATGGACATCGAGAACCTGGTCATCGACCTCGGCCACTCGGTTACCGGCATTGCGCGCACGCACTCTGAAGCAAACGCGCTTTTCGCCAAGAAGAAGCCCGGCATCATTCTGTCGGACATTCAGCTCGCCGATGGCAGCTCCGGCATTGATGCAGTGAACGACATCCTCAAGGAAACCGACGTTCCGGTGATCTTCATTACGGCATATCCGGAGCAGCTCCTGACGGGCAAGCGGCCAGAGCCTGCTTTCCTTGTAACGAAGCCTTTCCAGCCAGATATGGTGAGGGCTCTCATCAGCCAGGCACTGTTCTTCAACCGTCAGTCCGACAAGAAATCGGCAGCCTGA
- a CDS encoding NepR family anti-sigma factor yields MNSTKSEGSGGAASQRPLDDLSSSQIGKRLKSMYDEVAQEPVPDKFMDLLASLERAEKDRSNG; encoded by the coding sequence ATGAATTCAACTAAGAGTGAGGGATCCGGTGGCGCAGCGTCGCAGCGGCCGCTGGACGATCTCTCGTCGTCGCAAATCGGCAAACGCCTGAAGTCCATGTACGACGAAGTGGCGCAAGAACCCGTCCCCGATAAATTCATGGACCTGCTCGCCAGCCTGGAGCGCGCAGAAAAGGATCGCTCGAATGGGTGA
- a CDS encoding sigma-70 family RNA polymerase sigma factor has translation MGEPDPADLSAFRKDLLAVVPNLRAFAMSLIGSADRADDLVQETLMKAWAKQSSFERGTNLKAWLFTILRNEFYTQMRKKGREVSDADGIHAARMAGHPEQMGHLDLQDFRKALELLPADQKEAIILVGGSGFSYEEAAEICNCAIGTIKSRVSRARTRLAELMSVEADDEFGPDAVTRQIMTGSSRSNM, from the coding sequence ATGGGTGAGCCTGATCCCGCCGACCTGTCGGCGTTCCGAAAGGATCTTCTCGCCGTCGTTCCCAACCTGCGCGCGTTCGCAATGTCGCTGATCGGTTCGGCCGACAGAGCAGACGACCTTGTCCAGGAAACGTTGATGAAGGCGTGGGCGAAACAGTCCAGTTTCGAACGCGGCACCAATCTCAAGGCCTGGCTGTTCACCATTCTGCGCAACGAGTTCTACACTCAAATGCGTAAAAAGGGCCGTGAAGTTTCAGACGCTGATGGCATCCATGCCGCGCGGATGGCCGGCCATCCCGAACAGATGGGTCACCTTGACCTGCAGGACTTCCGCAAGGCACTCGAGCTGCTTCCTGCCGACCAGAAGGAAGCGATCATCCTGGTTGGTGGCTCGGGCTTTTCCTATGAAGAAGCCGCCGAGATCTGCAATTGCGCCATCGGCACGATCAAGAGCCGTGTCAGCCGCGCACGCACGCGCCTTGCAGAACTGATGAGCGTCGAAGCGGACGATGAATTCGGTCCAGATGCCGTGACGCGTCAGATCATGACCGGCTCGAGCCGTTCGAACATGTAA
- a CDS encoding response regulator — MSNLSALILEDAFLIAYEAEQALLELGANSVVIFQDLVEAIEAINRSDRFDLAVLDLSLSDGNSIEFAKTIKARGIPFVFTSGYAKPEEVATEFPDVPYLEKPYHFDRLKQVIQDLLKNR; from the coding sequence TTGTCCAATTTGTCTGCTCTTATATTAGAAGACGCGTTTCTTATCGCGTATGAAGCCGAGCAGGCATTGCTGGAGTTGGGTGCCAACAGCGTTGTGATCTTTCAGGACCTGGTCGAGGCTATCGAAGCCATCAACCGGTCCGACCGCTTTGATCTGGCCGTTTTAGACCTGTCACTGTCGGATGGAAATTCGATCGAATTCGCAAAGACGATCAAGGCGCGGGGCATTCCGTTCGTCTTCACCTCGGGCTACGCCAAGCCGGAAGAGGTCGCGACCGAATTCCCGGACGTACCCTATCTCGAAAAGCCCTATCACTTTGACAGGCTCAAGCAGGTCATCCAGGATTTGCTGAAGAATCGATAG
- a CDS encoding Crp/Fnr family transcriptional regulator — MSAAVHRLANTVLLNEEEVDFFEQLQINRVAYQRGEDLVVDGDDFRVCFLVRRGWAIKYKITKAGRRQIIGVALPGDFIGLHINFQRRASYSVAALTELETAVIEPIRLLEVYQKYPVLASGLDWMAVRNFNILSEHNVSLGARPASQRILHFMLELWCRLRVIGGADENGFKLMMTQEQISDTMGLSLVHTNKNLRKLQREGLLSVNNGIVGFPDPARSIEYADFDERFLDNFQENRLVASVVSR; from the coding sequence ATGAGCGCTGCTGTACATCGGCTTGCCAACACCGTTCTCTTGAACGAAGAGGAAGTCGACTTCTTCGAACAACTTCAGATCAACCGCGTCGCCTATCAGCGCGGCGAAGATCTCGTCGTCGATGGCGACGACTTCCGCGTGTGCTTTCTGGTGCGTCGCGGTTGGGCCATCAAGTACAAGATCACCAAGGCAGGCCGCCGTCAGATCATCGGAGTGGCTCTTCCCGGCGACTTCATCGGCCTCCACATCAATTTCCAGAGGCGCGCATCCTACTCGGTCGCTGCTCTGACGGAACTCGAGACCGCCGTGATCGAGCCGATCAGGCTGCTCGAAGTCTATCAGAAATATCCGGTTCTCGCGTCTGGCCTGGACTGGATGGCCGTGCGTAACTTCAACATTCTCAGCGAGCACAATGTTTCGCTCGGCGCCCGCCCCGCCAGCCAGCGCATTCTGCATTTCATGCTGGAGCTCTGGTGCAGACTGCGCGTCATCGGCGGCGCCGACGAAAACGGCTTCAAGCTGATGATGACGCAAGAGCAGATCTCCGACACGATGGGCCTTTCACTTGTTCACACGAACAAGAATTTGCGCAAGCTTCAGCGCGAAGGCCTACTTTCTGTGAACAATGGGATCGTCGGATTTCCCGACCCTGCCCGGTCGATCGAATACGCAGATTTCGATGAGCGATTCCTGGATAATTTCCAGGAGAACCGACTGGTCGCGAGCGTCGTTTCACGCTGA
- a CDS encoding glycine zipper domain-containing protein, with translation MKKTLAIALLALPLAACTQTQQGAVVGGVGGAAIGAAVGGTDGALIGGAAGAVGGALIGRASENNNQCIYEDRYGRRYTAAC, from the coding sequence ATGAAAAAGACACTCGCAATCGCCCTTCTCGCCCTCCCGCTCGCAGCATGCACGCAGACGCAGCAGGGTGCTGTCGTCGGTGGCGTTGGCGGCGCAGCAATCGGTGCGGCAGTTGGCGGTACGGATGGCGCTCTGATCGGTGGTGCAGCGGGCGCAGTCGGCGGCGCATTGATCGGCCGCGCGTCTGAGAACAACAACCAGTGCATCTACGAAGATCGCTACGGCCGTCGCTACACAGCTGCTTGCTGA
- a CDS encoding ABC transporter substrate-binding protein, with protein sequence MKKLLASTMLAGLMMTGAHAQDLEPLTFQLKWVNQGQFAGYLVAKDLGYYEEEGLDVTINPGGPDIAPEQVIAGGGADVITTWMAAALAARERGVPIVNIAQPFQGSALQLVCSEESGVTSTDDFPGKTLGVWFFGNEYPFYAWMAKLGYETEGGDEGVEVLRQAFSADPLLQGQADCISTMRYNEYKQILDAGIPEDSLTVFNFLDQGVGMLEDGIYVLEEDLADEAFVDKMVRFVRASMRGWEYAKENPQEAAEIVLENDMSGALQLESQVYQVEEAAALVGDSAALDEAAYDQTVQTLLNAVSPDNPAISAEPEGAFSTVVTDQL encoded by the coding sequence ATGAAGAAACTTCTCGCCTCCACGATGCTTGCCGGCCTGATGATGACGGGCGCCCACGCCCAGGATCTGGAACCGCTGACCTTCCAGCTGAAATGGGTGAACCAGGGTCAGTTCGCCGGTTATTTGGTCGCCAAAGATCTCGGCTACTACGAAGAGGAAGGCCTCGACGTCACGATCAACCCGGGCGGTCCGGACATCGCGCCCGAGCAGGTCATTGCCGGTGGTGGTGCCGACGTGATCACGACCTGGATGGCGGCAGCCCTTGCTGCGCGCGAGCGCGGCGTGCCGATCGTCAACATCGCACAGCCATTCCAGGGCTCGGCGCTGCAACTCGTCTGCTCGGAAGAAAGCGGCGTAACGTCCACCGACGACTTCCCCGGCAAGACGCTCGGCGTCTGGTTCTTCGGCAACGAGTATCCGTTCTATGCCTGGATGGCGAAGCTCGGCTACGAGACCGAAGGTGGCGACGAGGGCGTCGAAGTGCTGCGCCAGGCCTTCTCCGCCGACCCGCTGCTGCAGGGCCAGGCCGACTGCATCTCCACCATGCGCTACAACGAGTACAAGCAGATCCTCGATGCCGGCATTCCTGAAGACAGCCTGACCGTCTTCAACTTCCTCGATCAAGGCGTCGGCATGCTGGAAGACGGCATCTACGTGCTTGAGGAAGACCTGGCCGACGAAGCCTTCGTCGACAAGATGGTTCGCTTCGTTCGCGCGTCCATGCGTGGCTGGGAGTACGCCAAGGAGAATCCGCAGGAGGCTGCCGAAATCGTTTTGGAGAACGACATGTCCGGCGCGCTTCAGCTTGAAAGCCAGGTCTATCAGGTCGAAGAAGCGGCAGCGCTCGTGGGCGACAGTGCAGCACTCGACGAGGCAGCTTACGACCAAACGGTCCAGACGCTGCTGAACGCCGTGTCGCCGGACAACCCGGCCATCAGTGCCGAGCCGGAAGGCGCGTTCTCGACGGTCGTCACCGACCAGCTCTGA
- a CDS encoding ABC transporter permease codes for MNGGWIAFALVVWLGCWAANEYLVRVETRKASTRRAIDLVVPLLFGVSLLALWEGLVRGFNVPPVLLPPPSAIWVQITNSVPTLWADFRQTFLKSVLIGYAIGCASGLVVAIAIDRSPFLKRGLLPIGSFVSALPLVGIAPIMVMWFGFDWQSKAAVVVVMTFFPMLVNTVAGLAAANAMERDLMHTYAASYWQGLFKLRLPAAWPFIFNALKINSTLALIGAIVAEFFGTPIVGMGFRISSAIGRLQVDMVWAEIAVAALAGSLFYGLIALLEKRVTFWHPSVRGGRTGQ; via the coding sequence ATGAACGGCGGATGGATCGCATTCGCGCTCGTCGTTTGGCTGGGTTGCTGGGCGGCCAACGAATATCTCGTGCGGGTCGAGACGCGAAAGGCGAGCACCCGCCGCGCGATCGATCTCGTCGTTCCGCTGCTCTTCGGCGTCTCGCTGCTTGCACTATGGGAAGGCCTGGTGCGCGGCTTCAACGTTCCGCCGGTGCTGTTGCCGCCACCATCCGCCATCTGGGTGCAGATCACTAATTCCGTGCCGACGCTCTGGGCCGATTTTCGTCAGACCTTCCTGAAATCGGTTCTCATCGGCTACGCCATCGGCTGCGCGTCGGGACTCGTCGTCGCCATCGCGATCGACCGCTCTCCTTTTCTCAAGCGTGGCCTGCTGCCGATCGGGAGCTTCGTCTCCGCGCTGCCGCTCGTCGGCATCGCGCCGATCATGGTGATGTGGTTCGGTTTCGACTGGCAGTCGAAGGCGGCCGTCGTCGTCGTGATGACGTTTTTCCCGATGCTGGTGAATACCGTCGCCGGCCTTGCCGCCGCCAATGCGATGGAACGCGACCTGATGCACACATATGCGGCCAGCTACTGGCAGGGGCTTTTCAAGCTGCGTCTTCCTGCCGCCTGGCCGTTCATCTTCAATGCGCTGAAGATCAACTCGACGCTGGCGTTGATCGGCGCGATCGTGGCGGAATTCTTCGGCACGCCGATCGTCGGCATGGGGTTCCGAATTTCGTCGGCCATCGGGCGCCTGCAGGTGGATATGGTTTGGGCCGAGATCGCGGTTGCCGCGCTCGCCGGCTCGCTCTTTTACGGGTTGATCGCGCTCCTCGAGAAGCGCGTCACCTTCTGGCATCCGTCGGTCCGTGGTGGACGGACGGGACAATAA
- a CDS encoding ABC transporter permease: MTTITAPRRRLTEGRAVPVATMVLAILVIWYACTIWLNARWQLQVFDRAGQADWTVWQFIAGTFAQDRPVLPAPHQVLVELWNSVAMQEVTSRRSLVYHAWITLSATLLGFVMGTALGIALAVLIVHNRAVDRSLMPWLIASQTIPILAIAPMIVVVLASIGLTGLVPKSLISTYLSFFPVVVGMVKGFRSPDALQLDLMRTYHSSRGQVFGKLRWPSAMPYLFTSMKVGVAASLVGAIVGELPTGAAGGLGSRLLAGSYYGQTTQIWAALFMAAALSATLIFVIGVVERIVLKRMGVRP, translated from the coding sequence ATGACGACGATCACAGCCCCCCGTCGACGCCTGACCGAGGGCCGCGCCGTGCCGGTGGCGACGATGGTGCTTGCCATCCTCGTCATCTGGTATGCCTGCACGATCTGGCTCAATGCGCGTTGGCAGTTGCAGGTGTTCGATCGCGCCGGCCAGGCGGACTGGACGGTCTGGCAGTTCATCGCCGGCACATTCGCGCAGGACCGGCCGGTTCTGCCGGCGCCGCACCAGGTTCTGGTGGAACTGTGGAATTCGGTGGCGATGCAGGAGGTCACCTCGCGCCGCAGCCTCGTCTACCACGCCTGGATCACGCTCTCGGCGACGTTGCTCGGCTTCGTCATGGGCACGGCGCTCGGCATCGCGCTCGCCGTCCTGATCGTGCACAACCGCGCGGTCGATCGGTCGCTGATGCCTTGGCTGATCGCATCGCAGACGATCCCGATCCTTGCGATCGCGCCTATGATCGTGGTCGTTCTCGCATCCATTGGCCTGACCGGCCTCGTGCCGAAATCGCTGATCTCCACCTATCTGTCGTTCTTCCCCGTCGTCGTCGGTATGGTGAAGGGCTTTCGCAGCCCCGATGCGCTGCAACTCGATCTCATGCGGACGTATCACTCCTCACGCGGCCAGGTGTTCGGAAAGTTGCGCTGGCCGAGTGCGATGCCCTATCTCTTCACATCGATGAAGGTCGGCGTCGCGGCGAGCCTCGTCGGGGCGATCGTCGGCGAATTGCCGACAGGTGCTGCCGGCGGTCTCGGTTCGCGCCTGCTTGCCGGCAGCTATTACGGCCAGACCACGCAAATCTGGGCGGCTCTCTTCATGGCGGCGGCGCTTTCCGCGACGCTGATCTTCGTGATCGGTGTCGTCGAGCGCATCGTGCTGAAGCGCATGGGAGTCCGGCCATGA
- a CDS encoding ABC transporter ATP-binding protein codes for MPGQTMQSDPVAASFGKPVIEARDLDLTFQTGDGPIHALSKINLTIRQGEFVSFIGPSGCGKTTLLRVIADLEQPTGGTISVNGLSPEAARKARAYGYVFQAPALYPWRTIGKNIALPLEVMGFSAAERQKRIRDNLSLVDLSGFENKFPWQLSGGMQQRASIARALSFDPDMLLMDEPFGALDEIVRDHLNEQLLQLWAKTQKTVAFVTHSIPEAVFLSTKIVVMSPRPGRIHEVIDCDLGEDRPLEIRETPEFLAIAARVRDGLRAGHSYD; via the coding sequence ATGCCCGGACAGACGATGCAGAGCGATCCTGTGGCGGCAAGCTTTGGCAAGCCGGTCATCGAAGCGCGCGACCTCGATCTCACCTTCCAGACCGGCGACGGCCCCATCCATGCCCTTTCGAAGATCAATCTCACGATCCGGCAGGGCGAGTTCGTGTCCTTCATCGGCCCGTCCGGCTGCGGCAAGACAACGCTTCTGCGCGTGATAGCGGATCTGGAACAGCCGACCGGCGGCACCATCTCGGTCAACGGGCTCAGCCCGGAAGCCGCGCGCAAGGCGCGGGCCTACGGGTATGTCTTCCAGGCGCCGGCGCTCTATCCGTGGCGCACGATCGGCAAAAACATCGCACTGCCGCTCGAGGTCATGGGCTTCAGCGCGGCCGAGCGTCAGAAGCGTATCCGCGACAATCTCTCGCTGGTCGATCTCTCTGGCTTCGAGAACAAGTTCCCCTGGCAACTGTCCGGCGGCATGCAGCAGCGCGCATCGATCGCGCGCGCCCTGTCGTTCGATCCGGACATGCTTTTGATGGACGAGCCCTTCGGCGCGCTGGACGAGATCGTGCGCGACCATCTGAACGAGCAGTTGCTGCAGCTTTGGGCAAAGACGCAAAAGACCGTGGCTTTCGTCACACACTCGATCCCGGAGGCCGTCTTCCTTTCGACGAAGATCGTTGTGATGAGCCCGAGACCGGGCCGCATCCACGAAGTGATCGATTGCGACCTCGGCGAGGACCGTCCGCTGGAGATCCGCGAAACACCGGAGTTCCTCGCCATTGCCGCGCGCGTCCGTGACGGCCTCAGGGCAGGGCACAGCTATGATTGA